In uncultured Bacteroides sp., one genomic interval encodes:
- a CDS encoding aspartate-semialdehyde dehydrogenase has protein sequence MKVAIVGVSGAVGQEFLRVLDERNFPMDELVLFGSKRSAGSKYTFRDKQIEVKLLQHNDDFKGVDIAFTSAGGGTSLEFAETITKYGAVMIDNSSAFRMEKDVPLVVPEVNPEDAKDRPRGIIANPNCTTIQMVVALKAIENISHIKKVHVSTYQAASGAGAAAMDELYEQYRQVLAGEEVTVDKFAYQLAFNLIPQVDVFTDNGYTKEEMKMYNETRKIMHSDIEVSATCVRVPSLRAHSESTWIETERPISIEEAREAFANGEGLVLQDNPAKKEYPMPLFIAGKDPVYVGRIRKDLTNENGLTFWTVSDQIKKGAALNAVQIAEYLIKEKNI, from the coding sequence ATGAAAGTAGCTATCGTTGGTGTAAGCGGCGCAGTAGGTCAAGAGTTCCTACGTGTCCTCGATGAAAGAAATTTCCCTATGGATGAGTTAGTATTGTTCGGTTCCAAACGTAGCGCCGGAAGTAAATACACTTTCCGCGATAAACAGATCGAGGTTAAACTATTACAACACAACGACGATTTTAAAGGTGTAGATATAGCCTTTACTTCTGCCGGTGGGGGCACTTCATTGGAATTTGCAGAAACTATAACTAAATATGGTGCTGTGATGATTGATAACTCCAGCGCTTTCCGTATGGAAAAAGATGTTCCTTTAGTAGTTCCTGAAGTGAATCCGGAAGATGCAAAAGATCGTCCACGTGGCATTATTGCAAATCCAAACTGTACAACAATTCAGATGGTAGTAGCCCTAAAAGCTATTGAGAATATCTCTCATATTAAAAAAGTACATGTATCCACTTATCAGGCTGCTAGTGGTGCCGGTGCTGCTGCTATGGACGAGCTATATGAACAATATCGTCAGGTATTAGCTGGTGAAGAAGTCACAGTTGATAAATTTGCATATCAGTTGGCATTCAACTTAATTCCTCAGGTTGATGTATTTACAGACAATGGATATACTAAGGAAGAAATGAAGATGTATAATGAAACTCGCAAGATTATGCACTCTGACATAGAGGTAAGTGCAACTTGCGTTCGTGTACCATCTTTAAGAGCTCACTCTGAAAGTACCTGGATTGAAACAGAACGTCCTATTTCAATAGAAGAAGCACGCGAAGCATTTGCAAATGGAGAAGGATTGGTATTACAAGACAACCCTGCAAAGAAAGAATATCCTATGCCTTTATTTATTGCAGGAAAAGATCCAGTATATGTGGGCCGTATTCGCAAAGACCTGACAAATGAGAATGGTCTGACCTTTTGGACTGTAAGTGACCAGATCAAAAAAGGAGCTGCATTAAATGCTGTACAAATTGCTGAATATTTAATTAAAGAAAAAAATATTTAA
- a CDS encoding lamin tail domain-containing protein: MKRIAFIICFLYSFCCFTFANKNFFNEILNKSSVCEENTIKFGSIIINEIMANPKGINVLPESEYIELYNRTDNVISLKKCTLNYGGKKYLLPDITVDTKNYIVLCNQKYKDLWTANGILVTGVSSFPALLNTGKLLWLEDEYGNLISWVEYTDSWYKDNKKKDGGYSLECIDPDNLSNDALNWCATTDSKGGTPGKANSLKKSLPDKAKIDVLSSFIQSSDTLAINFSKPMNVISLGRLDNYTSLNSAISFNNAIPDYPCGRNVKLILNSSLKVGEKVEIKLHDLIDVSGNTLMAPIALEVSIPEQVETDAEFWLEKKSFSPESSESNKLQIRYLLSEERAIANIKIFEASGREVCSLGKNIELSAEGMIEWDGKQEDKSTCRVGLYLAYVEMHSLAGAMRKYKLPFAVIR, translated from the coding sequence ATGAAAAGAATTGCATTTATTATTTGTTTTTTATACTCTTTTTGTTGCTTTACATTCGCAAACAAGAACTTTTTTAATGAAATTTTAAATAAAAGCTCTGTTTGTGAGGAGAATACTATAAAGTTTGGCTCTATTATTATCAATGAGATAATGGCTAATCCAAAGGGAATAAACGTACTACCCGAATCTGAATATATTGAGCTGTACAACCGAACAGATAATGTGATTTCTCTTAAAAAATGCACTCTTAATTATGGGGGTAAGAAATATCTTTTGCCGGATATAACGGTTGATACCAAAAACTATATAGTTCTTTGTAATCAAAAATACAAGGATTTATGGACTGCAAACGGAATTTTAGTTACCGGAGTATCTTCATTCCCTGCTTTGTTAAATACGGGTAAACTTCTTTGGCTGGAGGATGAGTACGGTAATCTTATTTCCTGGGTAGAGTATACAGACTCCTGGTATAAAGATAATAAAAAGAAGGATGGGGGATATTCTTTGGAATGTATTGACCCCGATAACCTTTCTAATGATGCACTAAACTGGTGTGCAACAACTGATTCAAAAGGCGGAACTCCGGGGAAAGCTAATTCTTTAAAAAAGAGTTTGCCTGATAAAGCAAAGATTGATGTTCTTTCTTCTTTTATACAATCTTCAGATACATTGGCGATAAATTTTAGTAAACCGATGAACGTTATCTCTCTTGGTCGGTTAGATAATTATACTAGTTTAAACTCTGCCATTTCTTTTAATAATGCTATTCCTGATTATCCTTGCGGTAGGAATGTGAAACTGATTCTAAACAGTTCATTAAAAGTTGGTGAAAAAGTAGAAATTAAGTTGCATGATTTGATTGATGTTTCAGGAAATACTCTTATGGCTCCTATTGCATTGGAGGTTTCTATTCCCGAACAGGTTGAAACTGATGCTGAGTTTTGGTTAGAAAAAAAATCTTTTTCACCAGAAAGTAGTGAAAGCAATAAATTACAGATTCGCTATTTACTTTCTGAAGAGAGAGCTATTGCTAATATTAAAATATTTGAGGCCTCAGGTCGTGAGGTCTGTTCTTTAGGCAAAAATATAGAACTCTCAGCTGAAGGAATGATTGAATGGGATGGGAAACAAGAAGATAAAAGTACTTGCCGGGTAGGCTTATATTTAGCGTACGTTGAGATGCACAGTTTAGCTGGCGCTATGAGAAAGTATAAACTTCCTTTCGCTGTGATAAGATAA
- a CDS encoding cation:proton antiporter, giving the protein MYLFDFSLQLPITDPTWIFFLVLAIILFAPILLDRLHIPHIIGMILAGVLIGGHGFNILERDSSFELFGKVGLYYIMFLAGLEMDMADFKKNKKKAFVFGLITFTIPTVLGIFSNMTILNYGIVTSVLLASMFASHTLVSYPIISRYGLSRQKSVNITVGGTAITVVLALFVLVIIAGMFKREVDQLFWFLLIAKIALACFVIIFFFPRIGRLFFRRYQDNVMQFVFVLAMLFLGAGIMELAGFEGILGAFLVGLVFNRLIPHVSPLMNHVEFVGNALFIPYFLIGVGMIIDVKSFFLEGKAFEVAIVMTLVPLVSKWIAAFITQKLYRMNANERRIIFGLSSAKVAVSLAAVLIGHDIIMNNGERLLNDDVLNGTVMMILITTIVSSFVTERASRKIAINNEAQEKVGETKGEENILIPISNPDNIVNLVNLALIIKNPKRKDGLVALNVVNDHHGSTVKQVQGEKYLEKSAMISAAANVEMHTVSRYDLNIAAGIIHTIKEYNVSDVVIGLHRKINLVDSFWGGTAESLLKGTHRQIMIAKCLMPVNTLRRIIVAVPQKAEYEAGFTKWVNQLCRMGEQLGCRVHFFAHPETLDRLKVLISKKFKGLRSEFSELVDWDELLLLTGQVNFDHLLVIISARKGSISYDTSFERLPSQLSKYFSNNSLLVIYPDQYGEPQDNVTFSDPRGHNESLNYDKMGQWFYKWFKKN; this is encoded by the coding sequence ATGTATTTGTTTGACTTTAGCTTACAATTACCCATAACAGACCCCACCTGGATCTTCTTTTTAGTACTGGCAATAATCCTTTTTGCCCCAATATTACTGGACCGGCTGCATATACCTCATATTATCGGCATGATTCTGGCCGGAGTATTAATTGGAGGGCATGGTTTTAATATTCTGGAGCGTGATAGCAGTTTTGAATTGTTTGGGAAAGTTGGCCTATATTATATAATGTTCCTTGCCGGTCTTGAAATGGATATGGCTGATTTTAAGAAAAATAAGAAAAAAGCATTTGTTTTTGGCTTAATAACTTTTACCATACCAACTGTATTGGGAATATTTAGCAATATGACGATATTAAATTATGGTATAGTTACTTCCGTATTATTAGCCAGTATGTTTGCTTCGCATACTTTGGTTTCATACCCAATTATCAGCCGTTATGGACTTAGCCGGCAAAAAAGTGTAAATATTACGGTTGGTGGTACTGCGATAACTGTAGTTCTTGCATTATTTGTTTTGGTAATAATTGCAGGAATGTTTAAACGTGAAGTAGATCAACTTTTTTGGTTCTTACTTATTGCTAAAATAGCCTTGGCTTGTTTTGTGATTATTTTCTTCTTCCCTCGCATAGGTAGATTGTTCTTCCGCCGGTATCAGGATAATGTAATGCAGTTCGTTTTTGTTCTTGCCATGCTTTTTCTCGGTGCTGGTATTATGGAATTAGCCGGATTTGAAGGAATTTTAGGAGCATTTTTGGTGGGATTGGTATTCAATCGCCTGATTCCTCATGTTTCTCCGCTAATGAATCATGTGGAATTTGTTGGTAATGCCCTCTTTATACCTTATTTCCTTATTGGAGTGGGGATGATTATTGATGTGAAAAGCTTCTTCTTGGAAGGCAAAGCATTTGAGGTAGCTATTGTTATGACATTAGTTCCTTTAGTAAGTAAGTGGATTGCGGCTTTTATTACTCAGAAACTTTATAGAATGAACGCTAACGAGAGAAGAATCATATTCGGATTGAGTAGCGCAAAGGTGGCTGTTTCACTAGCTGCAGTTTTGATTGGGCATGATATTATTATGAATAATGGAGAACGCTTGCTAAATGATGATGTGTTGAATGGAACCGTAATGATGATTCTAATAACTACTATTGTAAGTTCTTTTGTAACCGAACGTGCATCAAGGAAAATAGCAATCAATAATGAGGCCCAGGAAAAAGTTGGAGAAACAAAAGGTGAAGAAAATATATTGATTCCAATATCTAATCCGGATAATATTGTAAATCTGGTGAACCTTGCTTTGATTATTAAAAATCCCAAAAGGAAAGATGGACTGGTTGCTTTAAATGTTGTAAATGACCATCATGGATCTACTGTAAAGCAGGTTCAAGGCGAGAAATATCTTGAGAAATCGGCAATGATATCTGCAGCTGCAAATGTAGAGATGCATACTGTAAGCCGGTATGATTTGAATATTGCTGCGGGTATAATCCATACAATTAAAGAATATAATGTTTCTGATGTGGTGATTGGTCTTCACCGCAAGATAAACTTAGTGGATTCTTTCTGGGGCGGGACTGCAGAGAGCTTGCTGAAAGGTACTCATCGCCAGATTATGATCGCTAAATGTTTAATGCCTGTTAATACCCTTCGCCGGATTATAGTAGCTGTTCCTCAAAAGGCTGAATATGAAGCGGGATTTACAAAATGGGTGAATCAGTTGTGTCGCATGGGAGAGCAGTTGGGGTGCAGAGTGCATTTCTTTGCACATCCCGAGACATTAGATCGCCTAAAAGTTCTAATCAGTAAGAAGTTTAAAGGTTTGAGAAGTGAGTTTTCAGAATTAGTTGATTGGGATGAATTACTGTTGTTGACCGGACAGGTTAACTTCGACCATCTACTAGTTATTATAAGTGCCCGTAAGGGTTCAATATCTTATGATACTTCATTTGAAAGGTTACCATCTCAACTCTCTAAATATTTTTCGAATAATAGTTTGCTGGTTATTTATCCTGACCAGTATGGAGAACCTCAGGATAATGTTACATTCTCTGATCCTCGTGGGCATAATGAGTCTTTGAATTATGACAAAATGGGACAGTGGTTTTATAAATGGTTTAAGAAGAATTGA
- a CDS encoding tRNA threonylcarbamoyladenosine dehydratase: protein MEEREQRTQLLLGEDKMNRLRNAHVLVVGLGGVGAYAAEMICRAGVGQMTIVDADVIQPSNINRQLPALNSTIGKLKADVVAARLKDINPDLKLTVYPIYLKDENIPELLDSAKFDFVVDAIDTISPKCFLIFNSMKRGLKIVSSMGAGAKSDITKVCFADLWDTYHCGLSKAVRKRLQKMGMKRKLPVVFSTEQADSNAILLTDTEQNKKSTTGTVSYMPAVFGCYLAEYVIKRI, encoded by the coding sequence ATGGAAGAAAGAGAACAGCGAACACAGCTCTTGCTGGGCGAGGATAAAATGAATCGTTTGCGCAATGCCCATGTATTGGTTGTTGGATTAGGTGGTGTTGGTGCTTATGCTGCAGAAATGATTTGTCGTGCGGGTGTGGGACAAATGACTATTGTTGATGCTGATGTTATTCAACCATCGAATATTAATCGCCAACTTCCAGCTTTAAATTCCACTATAGGTAAACTGAAAGCGGATGTAGTGGCTGCCAGATTGAAAGATATCAATCCCGACTTAAAACTTACGGTGTATCCTATATATCTTAAGGATGAAAATATTCCTGAATTATTAGATTCTGCAAAGTTTGACTTTGTGGTGGATGCCATTGATACGATTAGTCCAAAGTGTTTTTTGATATTTAATTCCATGAAGCGCGGACTAAAAATTGTTTCCAGTATGGGAGCAGGAGCGAAAAGCGATATTACTAAAGTTTGTTTTGCCGATCTTTGGGATACTTACCATTGTGGATTAAGTAAGGCTGTTAGGAAACGGTTACAAAAAATGGGTATGAAACGGAAGCTACCTGTTGTTTTCAGTACAGAACAAGCCGATTCAAATGCAATTCTCTTAACTGATACCGAGCAGAATAAAAAGTCTACAACTGGAACTGTAAGTTATATGCCAGCCGTTTTTGGATGTTATCTGGCTGAATACGTAATAAAACGAATTTAA
- a CDS encoding ABC transporter ATP-binding protein — translation MIKLEGITKSFGDLQVLKGIDLEISKGEVVSIVGPSGAGKTTLLQIMGTLDKPDAGTINMNGQEINRMKDRDLAVFRNKHIGFVFQFHQLLPEFTALENVMIPAFIAGTSTKEATKRAKEILNFMGLTERSSHKPNELSGGEKQRVAVARALVNNPSVILADEPSGSLDTHNKDELHQLFFDLRDKFEQTFVIVTHDEGLAKITDRTIHMIDGQII, via the coding sequence ATGATAAAATTAGAGGGAATTACAAAAAGTTTTGGCGATTTGCAGGTCTTAAAAGGAATTGACCTTGAGATATCCAAAGGTGAGGTAGTAAGTATTGTTGGACCAAGTGGAGCCGGAAAAACAACTCTACTTCAGATTATGGGAACATTGGACAAACCGGATGCGGGGACGATCAATATGAATGGTCAGGAGATAAACCGGATGAAAGATAGAGATCTTGCTGTTTTCCGTAATAAGCATATAGGATTTGTTTTTCAGTTTCATCAGCTGTTACCTGAGTTTACAGCTCTTGAAAATGTGATGATTCCTGCATTTATAGCCGGAACTTCTACTAAAGAAGCAACAAAAAGGGCGAAAGAAATATTAAACTTCATGGGACTGACCGAACGTTCCTCTCATAAGCCAAACGAACTTTCAGGAGGAGAGAAGCAACGAGTGGCTGTTGCCCGTGCCTTGGTTAATAATCCTTCTGTGATTCTAGCCGATGAACCTTCCGGAAGTCTGGATACACATAATAAGGATGAATTGCATCAACTGTTCTTTGATCTTCGCGATAAGTTTGAGCAGACATTTGTAATTGTTACTCATGACGAAGGACTTGCTAAGATTACTGATAGAACTATTCATATGATAGACGGACAGATTATTTAG
- a CDS encoding helix-hairpin-helix domain-containing protein — MWKDFFYFTKTERIGFYALIILIFVALLIYWSVPYINPSAQINCEMDEEAYNRFITSVHQREKDWDFNDYYVHKKKEIILAPFDPNTADSITFTRLGLPPYIARNILRYRAKGGKFRTPESFAKVYGLSPDQYKLLAPYIYIGDKYLKKIDSLQQFSAKADRDTLKFYKYPEGTVISLDEADTTELKKVPGIGIGTAKRIIAYRQLLGGFYKVGQLQEISHIAPELNKWFTIKKEPIHRLNINKFSIERLTAHPYINFYQAKVITEYRKKKGAIKSLRDLSLFEEFSSKDFERLAPYICF; from the coding sequence ATGTGGAAAGACTTTTTCTACTTTACAAAGACAGAACGTATTGGATTCTACGCACTTATCATTCTAATTTTTGTAGCATTACTAATTTACTGGTCGGTTCCTTATATTAATCCATCAGCACAGATTAACTGCGAAATGGATGAAGAAGCATATAATAGATTTATAACATCCGTTCATCAAAGAGAGAAAGACTGGGATTTCAATGACTATTACGTTCATAAGAAAAAAGAAATAATTCTTGCCCCATTCGATCCGAATACAGCGGATTCTATTACATTCACCCGTTTAGGATTACCACCTTATATTGCAAGAAACATTCTTCGTTATAGAGCTAAAGGTGGAAAGTTTCGAACTCCGGAATCTTTTGCCAAAGTTTATGGCCTTTCGCCCGACCAGTACAAATTGCTTGCACCTTACATTTATATTGGTGATAAATATTTAAAGAAAATAGATTCTCTTCAGCAATTCTCTGCCAAAGCAGACCGCGACACACTGAAATTTTATAAATATCCCGAAGGGACAGTTATTAGTCTGGATGAAGCAGATACAACCGAACTCAAAAAAGTTCCAGGAATCGGGATTGGAACTGCCAAACGAATTATTGCTTACCGACAGCTTTTAGGTGGTTTCTACAAGGTAGGTCAGCTACAAGAAATATCTCATATTGCGCCCGAACTAAACAAATGGTTTACTATTAAAAAAGAGCCAATCCATCGATTAAATATAAACAAGTTTAGCATTGAACGCTTGACTGCTCATCCTTATATCAACTTTTATCAGGCAAAAGTAATAACAGAATATAGAAAGAAAAAAGGAGCTATAAAAAGTCTTAGAGATTTATCTTTATTTGAAGAATTCAGTTCAAAAGACTTTGAGCGGTTAGCCCCTTATATCTGTTTCTAA
- a CDS encoding VanZ family protein, which yields MINLIRKYPFSILIVLTVVYLSFFKPPSTPLDQVTNFDKVAHVCMYFGMSGVFWLEYMRSHRGRFKFMHIFIGAVILPIVFSGCIELLQEYCTSYRGGDWLDFTANSVGVILAGVIAYFLVRPKFFL from the coding sequence ATGATAAATCTTATTAGGAAATATCCATTTTCTATACTCATAGTGCTGACCGTCGTTTATCTGTCATTTTTTAAGCCGCCAAGCACTCCTTTAGATCAGGTTACAAATTTTGATAAAGTAGCTCATGTCTGCATGTATTTTGGTATGTCTGGCGTGTTTTGGCTTGAATATATGAGAAGCCATCGTGGCAGGTTTAAATTCATGCATATTTTTATAGGGGCGGTGATTCTTCCAATAGTATTTAGTGGTTGTATTGAACTCCTGCAAGAATACTGCACCTCATATAGAGGAGGAGATTGGCTCGACTTTACAGCTAATTCTGTTGGCGTTATTCTTGCAGGAGTTATTGCATATTTCTTAGTCAGACCGAAATTCTTTTTATAA
- the murF gene encoding UDP-N-acetylmuramoyl-tripeptide--D-alanyl-D-alanine ligase: MTIAALYQIYLQYPVVTTDSRNCPDDSIFFALKGDNFNGNSFAKKALTEGCAYAVVDEAEYADPENNHIILVDDCLKTLQQLANYHRKKLGTKVIGITGTNGKTTTKELIAAVLSEVHNVLYTQGNLNNHIGVPITLLKLRGHHDLAVIEMGANHPGEIKTLVDIAEPDYGIITNVGKAHLEGFGSFEGVIKTKGELYDYLRQKENSIVFIQNENPFLMDIAEGLNLINYGTTENLYVNGKVTSCSPYLAFDWKAGKDGNIHHIQTKLIGEYNFDNALAAVAIGRFFGVEPAKIDHALTNYTPQNNRSQLKETEDNKLIIDAYNANPTSMMAALKNFKRMEAKHKVVILGDMKELGDTSIEEHQKIVDFIDTCEFEKVILVGDQFEQTAHSYDCFTNILDVVKVIKDDKPKGCYILIKGSNSMKMGQIVEDL; this comes from the coding sequence ATGACAATAGCTGCTCTTTACCAAATCTATCTGCAATACCCTGTTGTGACCACCGATAGTCGCAACTGCCCTGACGATTCTATTTTTTTCGCTCTGAAAGGCGACAATTTTAATGGTAATTCTTTTGCAAAAAAGGCTTTAACAGAAGGCTGTGCTTATGCAGTTGTGGACGAAGCTGAATATGCTGATCCGGAAAACAATCATATTATCTTAGTTGACGATTGCTTGAAAACTCTTCAGCAACTTGCCAATTATCACCGTAAGAAACTAGGAACTAAAGTTATAGGAATTACCGGAACTAACGGTAAAACAACAACTAAAGAGCTGATAGCTGCCGTACTTTCCGAAGTTCATAATGTACTTTATACTCAGGGAAATCTGAACAATCATATCGGAGTGCCAATTACTCTATTAAAACTCCGCGGTCATCATGATTTGGCTGTTATTGAAATGGGAGCCAATCACCCCGGTGAAATTAAAACTTTAGTTGATATTGCAGAACCTGATTATGGTATTATTACCAATGTGGGAAAGGCTCATTTGGAAGGATTCGGTTCTTTTGAAGGCGTAATTAAAACAAAAGGAGAGCTTTACGATTATTTGCGTCAAAAAGAGAATTCAATCGTATTTATTCAGAATGAGAATCCTTTCCTGATGGATATCGCAGAAGGATTAAACCTCATCAATTACGGAACAACTGAGAATCTTTATGTGAACGGAAAAGTCACTTCATGTTCTCCATACCTTGCTTTTGACTGGAAAGCGGGAAAAGATGGAAATATTCATCATATTCAAACTAAGTTAATTGGTGAATATAATTTTGATAATGCATTAGCAGCTGTTGCTATTGGGCGCTTCTTTGGTGTAGAACCTGCCAAGATAGATCATGCATTAACAAACTATACACCTCAAAACAACCGTTCTCAATTAAAAGAGACTGAGGACAACAAACTTATTATTGATGCTTACAATGCTAATCCTACAAGTATGATGGCAGCCTTGAAGAATTTCAAAAGAATGGAAGCGAAACACAAGGTTGTTATCCTGGGAGATATGAAAGAATTAGGAGATACAAGCATTGAAGAACACCAAAAGATAGTCGATTTCATCGATACCTGCGAGTTTGAAAAGGTTATTCTTGTGGGAGATCAGTTTGAACAGACAGCTCACTCTTATGACTGTTTTACAAACATTTTGGATGTAGTTAAAGTTATCAAGGATGATAAACCTAAAGGATGCTATATTCTTATCAAAGGATCGAACAGCATGAAGATGGGACAAATTGTTGAAGACTTATAG
- the folP gene encoding dihydropteroate synthase produces MISQSLSKYINVNGRLLDLSTPQVMGVLNVTPDSFYSECRAQTDEAIADRARQILEEGASIIDIGAYSSRPNCVDISPEEELNRLRYALKILNEVHPDAIISVDTFRASVAEVCVKEYGVAIINDISGGEMDKNMFDTVIDLQVPYIMQHMQGTPQNMQDSPHYDNLMRETFLYFSEKIQTLHDRGLNDIILDPGFGFGKTLDHNYELLSHLEEFKIFELPILVGLSRKSMITKLLDIPTTEALNGTTVANTIALMKGADIIRVHDVKEAVQAVKIVQKCRNL; encoded by the coding sequence ATGATTAGTCAGTCTCTTTCGAAATATATAAATGTGAATGGAAGACTTTTAGATCTTTCAACTCCGCAGGTGATGGGTGTTCTTAATGTAACTCCCGATTCTTTTTATTCTGAATGCCGTGCACAGACAGACGAAGCTATAGCCGACCGTGCCCGACAGATATTGGAAGAAGGCGCTTCTATTATAGATATCGGAGCTTACTCATCGCGCCCCAATTGTGTAGATATATCTCCCGAGGAAGAATTGAACAGGTTACGATATGCATTGAAGATTTTGAATGAAGTTCATCCCGATGCAATTATATCTGTTGATACATTTCGTGCAAGCGTGGCAGAAGTCTGCGTTAAAGAATATGGAGTTGCCATCATAAATGATATTTCAGGCGGTGAAATGGATAAAAATATGTTCGATACCGTTATAGATTTACAGGTTCCATATATCATGCAACACATGCAAGGCACTCCTCAGAATATGCAGGATTCTCCTCATTATGATAATCTGATGAGGGAAACTTTCCTTTATTTCTCTGAAAAGATACAGACGCTGCATGATAGAGGATTGAATGATATTATTCTTGATCCCGGCTTTGGTTTTGGAAAAACGTTGGATCATAATTATGAATTGCTTAGTCATTTAGAAGAATTTAAAATATTCGAACTCCCTATACTTGTTGGTTTGTCCCGGAAATCGATGATTACCAAATTATTGGATATTCCTACAACTGAAGCATTAAATGGAACAACTGTTGCCAATACAATAGCTCTCATGAAAGGTGCGGACATTATTCGAGTTCACGATGTAAAGGAGGCCGTTCAAGCCGTTAAGATTGTTCAGAAATGTAGAAATCTATAA
- the cdaA gene encoding diadenylate cyclase CdaA: MPIEFGVKDFIDILLVAFLLYYTYKLMKASGSINVFIGILVFILIWLVVSQILEMRLLGSIFDKLVSVGVLALIVLFQDEIRHFLLTLGSHQRTSILARFLSGSKKEQMDKSDIVPIVLACLNMSKQRIGALIVVEKNVPLYDIIRTGEVIDANVNQRLIENIFFKNSPLHDGAMVISKKRIKAAGCILPVSHNLDIPKELGLRHRAAMGISQITDSHAVIVSEETGFISVAYHGQFYLRLSAEELESILTKED, encoded by the coding sequence ATGCCTATAGAATTTGGAGTAAAAGACTTTATTGATATACTTTTAGTAGCATTCCTGCTATACTACACATATAAGCTGATGAAAGCGTCAGGTTCTATTAATGTGTTTATTGGTATACTTGTTTTTATTCTTATATGGCTTGTTGTATCGCAGATTCTGGAAATGCGTTTACTGGGATCTATTTTTGATAAACTGGTAAGCGTGGGTGTGCTTGCTTTAATTGTTCTTTTCCAGGATGAAATCAGGCATTTTCTACTTACTCTCGGTTCGCATCAACGAACAAGTATCCTGGCACGGTTTCTCTCTGGAAGCAAGAAAGAACAAATGGATAAAAGTGATATTGTTCCTATTGTTTTGGCATGCCTTAATATGAGTAAACAGCGAATTGGTGCATTAATTGTAGTAGAAAAAAATGTTCCTCTTTATGATATTATTCGTACGGGCGAGGTTATCGATGCAAATGTAAACCAGCGATTAATAGAAAATATTTTTTTCAAGAATAGCCCTTTGCATGATGGGGCAATGGTAATAAGCAAAAAACGTATAAAGGCTGCAGGTTGTATTCTGCCTGTATCACATAATCTGGATATTCCGAAAGAATTGGGGCTTCGCCATCGTGCGGCTATGGGAATTTCGCAGATAACGGACTCTCATGCTGTAATTGTCAGCGAAGAAACCGGCTTTATTTCGGTTGCATATCATGGACAATTCTATTTAAGACTTAGTGCAGAAGAGCTGGAGAGCATATTAACCAAAGAAGATTAG